ccAACTTGCACtgtcatctcttttatatatgggaatatacacgtttcaatgatattctctcaaatcatcccaccctcaccttctcccacatactccaaaagtctgttctttacatctgtgtctcttttgttgcctTGCATACAGGATCgttgttaccttctttctaaagtccatatatatgcattaatatagtgTATTGAtggttctctttctgatttagttccctctgtataataggcttcagtttcatccacctcattagaactgattcataaGTTGGGGAAACCGGTCAACcatatgcaaaataatgaaactagaatactttctaataccgtaaacaaaaataaactcaaaatggattaaagatctaaatttaacACCAGAGACTATTAAaacacttagaggaaaacagaggcataataccctctgacataaaccacagcaagattctctatgacccaccttgcagagtaatggaaataaaacaaaaatacaaatgggacctaggtaaacttaaaagcttttgcacaacgaaggaaactataagcccggtggaaaggcagccttcagaatggaagacaataacagcaaatgaaacaactgacaaagaattaagctccaaaatatacaagcagttcatgcagctcaacaccagaaaaatgaacaacccaatcaaaaagtgggccaaacagacatttctccaaagaagatatacagagggctaataaaacacagaaaaagataTGTAGCTTTCTCATATCACAACGtcactcattactagagaaatgcaaattaaaaacaccatgaagtattgtctctgctggtcagaatggccaccacaAAAAAGTCGACAAACAACAatagctggagagggtgtggagaaaaaggaaacactcttacactgttgatgggaatgcaaactggtacagccactatggagaacagtgtggaaattccttaaaaatctgggaatagaaccactccagtgttcttgactggagaatttcttggacagagaagcctgacagcctatagtccatggggtctcaaagagtcagacacaactgaacgaatgagcacacacaattatatttcaactgtttttgaaaaacattcgttatcagaaaaaataataaaattcatttcaaaatgtaTGCAATCagaatattatttccatttcataaaAGGTCAAGTTACCCAAGAGCATCCAAACTCATATTTTAATTCTCAAGCTTATGCTTGCAATGATATGCATTTAGAAACTGACAGTCTTCTGTTCTTATTTCCCATAAAGATTGTACAGCACAGTTATGTTCACCAGGTAATTTCTCTTTTATCCTGTTATGGAAAAATGCATAATTCTGTTATATTCTATGAAGACATCTCATGAAACAATAGCATTTTCCATGTAACTGTAATAcaagatattttgaaaatgggTAATGAAGtctttaataaaatttcagtATCAGCTTATTACTAGGAAATCGGGCTACAGAGTAGCCTAGTTTTCAACAttggtatcaacattttattAACTTTCAGTATCTTCCTTCAGCTTTCTATAATTCGACTGAAACAAATGtattcatgttattttaaaaatatttcttttttgtatttttcctcctctatatagcattctttttaaaaacttactgtaGTTTGCAAGTTGAACCATTTAGCCACTTCCAAGGACGACCGCGGCCTTCACGAGAGACTTGAATCCACGATATAATTGATAGGGACATCAGAAATTTCTAGcccaaaataaagaattttcacTTAAATAGTCCTTATGAaatgtttttgttaatttttaaaatgcaagtcaAAGGATGTGTTCTTTCATAGCATCTTTCATTCTTTGAACAAATTGAGCATGTTAGATTCTAATCTAACACTAAAATTAGGAGATGAAAGTTCAAAATTTTAATAGCACCATAAATATTAACCAATATCTGTACTTTTGATTCAAAATTAACTCAACATTTATACTTACCAGTTTCACTGTGTTCTAATGTTAATaaggaaaattccttttttttcaaCAGCCATTTGATAAAGGGAATATTTACAAAGACATGAATTAGTTGAATACACCTTGCATAACTTGGGGAGACTTACAGCTGTGAACTACATCTGACATTAAGCCTAAGGGATAAGAAGGTGGAGTAATTGAATACGTGCAATGAGGAAAATTCTGActcatataatttcattttccctCATATCAAAACTAACATAGCAAGGCTTTAAATAAGTCTTTAGATTCCATGACATTCATTTTTCTGGATATTGTGACAATATCAGTGGATTTCTCTACTATTATATGTTtctcagaatttcagttttagagGGAAAGTAAGGAAATGAAATTGAGAAAATAAGTGACATGAGAGCCGGATTTGGTTTTCTGAGCCTGACACCATTCTTTGACTAGATAAACCCCAAAGCCATCTGTTTCTGTATTGGTGGAATCCAGTGGACCAGACAAGGGGTCAGAGACAtttctctctgctcctccctgCTAAGTTCAACTGTAAACATGGGAACTAATGAAAGACAGGAGAAAGGAGAACTCTGaaaggtggaaagagaagggTGATGTGGCTTGAGACttcccagcagtcccactcttCTGTAATCGCTAATCACTTCTCAGTGATGAGAAAACAAGGTGGGAGGTGAGGGAGTGATAATTAGGGGCATCTTGTATCTCCCCACCAACCAGGTAAAAGTGATCGAGGCCTCTTACTTACCAAACACCCCATACCTAACCTAGCTGTTGGGGGTGGCACAGGTAAGCCATTCCTCCTGTGTGTTGACAGAATCATGTAGGCAACACCAGGTAAGCCTTACAAGGTGATCCATTAGGACACTTACTAAGAAGGAGCAGTCAGAGAAATtgcctctgtttcctccactGAGAGACACTAGGGTTGGGTGATAGGGATGGGGATGGGACCAGCAAAGGGGATGTCTTGACTAACACTACTGAAGCTAAGAAGCCTCTTTATCCCTGAGGGTGGAAGACTCCATCTCTACACAGCGGCATTGGAAAGAATGGATCTTAATTGTTGAATTCACACAATGAGCTGTGGAAATTTACAAACTTCACACAAATGCAAAAATTTGGAGGAACTGCAAAATATCATATGGCAGTGATGAGGCAGAGACAACTTGTATGATTCCATGtgctggagtagaaaatggcaacccacttcagtattcttgcctggaaaattccatggacacaggagcctgacaggctgaagttaatgaggttgcaaagagtcagacacgattgaacgaCTAAGCATGAACACGGGATTCCATGTATATGATTCAAAAGCAATCAAAGAGATTCTATAATATCAAAAGTCAGGACAGTGAGTAAATAAGGAGGTGGAGAAGTGATAAGATATTACAGAGGGGTGGGGCTGCTGGGAAGTTGAAACTTCTGTTCCATGATCTGATGTGCAATTACACAATTCTATAGGCAAAAtcatatgtttattttccttgatgtatggtaaaattaGATAGCACAGTGTATTTTAGAACTTAATAGTATTTGTAGAAGCATGGTTTTCTATGAAAAACAAGAACCAGAAATTACTACACATGCATGAAtggtataaaaatgtaaataaagtatcataaagttatattccattgtttaaTGGAATACTAGCAGACCTTAAAATAAACAAGCTACAAATATGTACAAAAGCACAAGTGAATCCTAACAAATATAATGCTGACTAAATGAAGCCTTtagcaaagtgttggaaacatTTAATAGCttaccatttcctcttcattGTCTATATAAAGCAGAGTAGAATTCTTAGTAGCACAGGATATCAAACTCTCATTCCAcgattttttttccaaactagTATAATAGCAGTTGTTGGAATATGTAAGCCAGTCTTTTGGACAATGACCACAATGACATTCTGAAGAAAGATTATGAATTACTATTCAAAAACaatttgaatttgaaaaataaaaattaacttacatATATGCATagatataaacatatgtatatatacacatacacacatatatatataataacatatcTATGCATCCTCAAGGCTGGTACATATAAAACAAAtctcattcatgcattcataGAGAGGGTCTGTCTTTAATATATGTCCCCATATAAAGGAAACACATAGAAATATCTACTCTTTACATGTCctaaaaatcaagaaatgaaaCTTCTATTTTAGAATAGCAAAATTATTTGTCTCTTATCATATTATATCAGGAGGAAATTCCAGCCAATTGCCAACAATGGATATGGTGATCATATTATTGCATAGGGAGAAGCACTCTcctataatcatttatttatgaatGTTTATTGCCTGATTTTATAAATTATGTTCTATCCCCAAATCTATTCTTATTTTCACTAGCCTAAGGTAGAGACAAAAATGAATTGTATTCATATcagaacttttaaaatcattatgtACCTTTCTGGAGCCTCGTTATGAGAGAGGAGTAATTCTGTTCCTGTATTACAGTAGCTACAAAATTAATCATTAAAAAGTTAATATTGCTTTAAATAAATCATAATGATTTTAGTTTATGAGCTTGAGAATTCAGTTTATTGTTTAGAATTAATctgaaataaaactgatttaGCAAGAAAAATTAATTAGGTAATGAAGATttgatggaaaaaatatttcaaaaacctAACGGAACAAACTTCACCACGTCTTACAGTATTTGGTTTAAGCAATCTCAAgaattaatttgtatttctcaatACGAGCTTTAAATTTCCTAAAGCATACTTTTGACTTATGAAAtcagaatatacatatacatgctctCTGTAATTCTCCTGTGTTGTATATTTCTGACAAATTAGATATAACATACTGCATTTATCTAAATGCATGTATTTTAATGATAGGCATATTGTATAATATTATGAAATGTTTAGCAGCACTGACCATCAGTAAAGTGATAAGTTCCCTTACAGTTTTTCAAACACCAGGGAGTAACAATGATCGTTGTCACCACAGTGGACATCAAGACAAGGCAGATGATTCCCAGGATCCCAGCAATGAACTTCTCTGGAGGTGATGGTGAACCTGCAgggacagaaaaggaaactgagaaaggagtGATGGGGACAGTTGTTCAGAGTTTACATACACAAGAACCCACACGAGCACAGAGTTATGGATATAAACGTGGACCCCAACCCATTTTGACCACTGTAGTCTTTCTCTCAGAATATACCGTTGCGTTTTCAGCAAATGTAAGACTACATGAGTTGTTGATCAAAGACTTCAAATTATAGTAATGCCGGAATAAAAGTAGTCCTCCGATTTCACATCAGAATCCCATATCCAGCTTCAAGTTCTGTTCCTCAAAGTGAAAAATACGTGAGCTTATCCCCTACTCTTCCTCCACACCTCTGCACCCCACTGCATATCCTAGAACAGCTCCATGTGTGTCTAGTAAGTGTTTACCTTTGGCGTGGTGATTCTTGTCATTCCCATGAAGATTCTGAGGAGCATTTTGAAGATTTAATTCTACATATGTTAATTCCTGCTCAGTCATTGAAATGGAACTTTTAGAAACCTTAggttttcttttctgcctctttGAGTTCTTGACTCCCTTCAGTTCTGCATAGGTTGCTCCTTGGTTATTCATCTCTGCAGCTGAGTGAGATCAAGGACTGTGCTTGAAGTGAACTGAGGTTGAGTGGTGTATGTGAGATAAGCACCCTAGTACAATGACACAGGCGGGGCCAAGAGCTTAGTGCTCACTTTGCACCTGAACAAACTTAAAGCCTGGTAAATTCCTTACAACTGTAAACAAGTTTTTCATGATAGAATGCTTTTATCAAAAAGATATTCTATATTTGACACATATATTATTGATTGAAACAGTGAAAAGCAATAAATTAGGGAGGAATAAAGAAGTTCATGAACAATAATATCCTTATTAATTCAGATtccatggaaatattttaaaaccatcatAGTGCTTGTGTTCAAATTAAAATGTTCTGTTAACAAGAGAGATTCACCCATATTTATgataattttgaaatttaataatGGTTAAAACAGTTCTTTAAACATGAGGAGAGAATAATGTTGACATATATAATAATTTCCTACACTAAATTACATTATTTGGTGACTTACATTGATTGATGTAAAGGGATAACAAATAGTCTTTATTTCAAATGGTTGAGGAGTTCTGAGAAAGCATTAAAAACTGAGGAAATGCTTCATATATTGGAaagtgttgctgctaagtcacttcagtcgtgtccgactctgtgtgaccccatagacggcagcctgccaggcttttccatccctgggattctccaggcaagaacactggagtgggttgccatttccttctccaatgcatgaaagtgaaaagtgaaagtgaagtccctcagtcgtgtctgactcttagccaccccatggactgcagcctactaggctcctccatccatgggattttccaggcaagagtactggagtggggtgccattgccttctccatggaaagTGTTACATGacatattaaacatatataacaaagtaatatgaaaaataaacaaaataggaaagactaaaaaatacttattttacaaaagtaGTTGATAATTGATTTAATGGCTAATATCTGAATCCACAATATGATAAACATTTATAGGTCACTTATGGAAGAACACTGTTGGTTCAAACTTCCAGAAAGATCTGATAGATGTCCAAGTTAGTAAAGGTCATTTTAGCTGTATAAGTGATGGTAATTACTTGTAAAAAATCCAGATAACATAATTTAATAAATCAGACAATTGATGCAGTAGTCAGAAATATCTGGAAATTAATTATGactgaaatttataaaatgtgaCCTTCAAAAATTATTTACTATCTGGTAACCTATATTATtaatgtaaaatggaaataagtttATGCAATATATAATGTGTGTAACACTGAGCACTCAACCTGGAATTTATAAGTTCTCAGTAATTATCAGTTTTAATTATTATCTTAGTCATCATTTCTATGGTACTATTTCTGATTTATATCAGCCTTTAATTAGTATAACATATCATTTATGcaatgtttgatttttaaaaaatactttaattatGACAATTAAGTTTAAATTAGCCTTTaggtatatggcaaaaccaatacaatattgtaaagttaaaaactgaaatacattaaaaaaagaaattacttcatctttaattttattaaaaaattagggTTCTTTTATTCAATCTAATACATATAGGAGGAATTATGTTTGGCCTTTTGCTATATAATGAATTCCTTTCCAAGAATCTGTTTATAGAGGTTGAGCAAAATATGTACACGTATTATTATACAAAAAAGCTTACCATCTACTGATTATAAAATCCAAAACTAACTGTTCCCTATCATGAGGTCAATAAATTTCACTTAATATTATATACACACCCAAATATGAATGTGTGTATTCACTTGACTAGCGTTCTACAGACAATACTTTGAATACTTGGAGAAATCACCCAATATTTGGTATTTTATGGTTATTGTTTAtaccaaattattaaaaaaaaacaatgttctaCTTTGATTTTGTTGTATATTTACTATAGCTCAGTTGCATCCCCTCTAACATTTGTTAGTTCCCACTAAGTGAGAAGGTCTAGcagagagacaggagaggagggacACATACCTTTTGTTGCCTAGGAAGTCGTGCATTCTTTAGTGTGCAGATCAGGTTACTCTCTAAAAAGAGACCTGCTTAGGCTGGTAAcgaaaagagaaatttaaaaacttacaACCCGGTCAAGATAAGCAATGTCTGTGACCTTCACAGGCTGCCCTGTGAAGGCTCAGAGTGAAGCTAGAATGGAAAATATTGATTTGTCGTCAATGTGTCACTTCAGGTTTGAACAGGAAATCCTCACACTTAGGCGAGTTGAAGAGAGTTTAGCTTATCACACACCTCCAGAAAATAGGAGACTTTGGGCTCCAATTAAAAGGACAAATGGATCTCTAATtgtgttatttatattttccatttttaaatgccTCTGAGAAATTGTTATCATATACTGTGAGATccattagatctgataaacagagtgcctgaagaactatggatggagctttgtgacactgtataggaggcagtggtcaaggtcatccccaagaaaaagaaatgcaaaaaggcaagatggttttctggggaggccttaccaatagctgagaaaagaagagaagctaaaggcaaaggagaaaaggaaagatatattcatctgaatgcagaattccaaaggatagcaaggagagataagaaagccttcctcagtgaccagtgcaaaggatagaggaaaacaatagaatggcaaagagtagagatctcttcaagaagattagaggtaccaagggaaaatttcatgcaaagatgggtacaataaaggacagaaatggtacgggcctaacagaagcagaagatattaagaagaggtggcaagaatacacagaagaactatataaaaaagatcttcatgacccagataagcacccagatcacttgcctagagccagacatcttggaatgtgaagtcaagtgagccttagaaagcatcactatgaacaaagctagtggaggtgatggaattccagttgacctattgcaaatcctgaaagatgatgttgtgaaagtgctacacgcaatatgccagcaattttggaaaactcagaagtggccacaggactagaaaaggtcagttttcattccaatcccaaagaaaggcaatgccaaggactgttcaaactactgcacaattgcactcatctcatttgctagcaaagtaatgctcaaaattctccaagccaggcttcaacagtacgtgaactgagaacttccagatgttcaagctggatttaggaaaagcagaggaagcagagatcaagtttccaacatccattggatcatcaaaaaagcaagagaccaaaagactgttatatatatctgtgtctcttgctgtctcacatacagggttatcgttaccatctttctaaattccatatatatgcgttagtatactgtattagtgtttttctttatggcttagttcactctgtagaataggctccagtttcatacacctcattaaaactgattcaaatgtattcttttaatggctgagtagtactccactgtgtatatgtaccacagttttcttatccattcatctgatgatggacatctaggttgcttccatgtcctggctattataaatgccattgaaacatgtataatatcatatgtgaaacgagccaccagtccaggtttgatgcattatactggatgcttggggctggtgcagagacgacccagagggatggtacggggagggaggaaggagggagtttcaggatggggaacatgtgtacacctatggcggattcatgttgatgtattgcaaaaccaatacaatattgtaaagtaattaacctccaattaaaataaataaatttatattaaaaaaaagagacctgcagaaaagcatttacttctgctttattgactatgccaagcctttggctgtgtggatcacaacaaattgtggaaaattcagaaagagatgggaacaccacccaacctgcctcctgagaaatctatatgcaggtaaagaagctgcatttagaactggacatggaaaaacagagtggtttcaaatcaggaaaggagtatgtcaggctgttgtcaccctacttatttaacttatatgcagaatacatctcGAGAAatacagggctggatgaagcacaagctggaatcaagattgctgggagaaatatcaataacctcagatatgcagatgacaccacccttatggcagaaagtgaagaagaactaaaaagcctcttgatgaaagtgaaagaagagagtgaaaaagttggcttaaagctcaacattcagaaaactaacatcatggcatctggtcccatcgcttcatggcaaccagatggggaaacaatggaaacagtgacaggtttttttgggggtggggggcaaaataactgcagatggtgactgcagccatgaaattaaaagttgcttgctccttggaaggaaagttatgaccaacctagacagcatattaaaaagcagagacattactttgccaacaaaggtccatccagtcaaaggtATGACTTTTCCAGttgtcctgtatggatgtgagatttggactataaagaaagctgagagccgaagaattgatgcttttgaactgtgctattggagaagactcttgagagtcccttggacatgaagtagatccaatcagtccatcctaaaggaaactagtcccaaatattcactggtaagactgatgctgaagctgaagctccaatattttggtcacctgatgcaaagaactgactcctttgaaaagaccctgatgctgggaaagactgaaggcaggaggagaaggggacgacagtggatgagacggttggatttcatcactgactcaatggacatgagtttgagtaaactctgggagtttgtgatggacagggaggcctggtgtgctgcagtccatgagatcacaaagagtcagacacgagtgagcaactgaactgacacacTAAAAGATCTAAAaattgtgctatgcttagttccCCAATTgtgttccaactctttgcaaccccacggcttccctggtgggtaaGAGGTTAAAGCctaaagactgtagcctgccagcctcctctgtccatgaggatttcccatgcaataatactggagtgggttcccatgacctcctccaagggatcaaacatcaaacccaggtctgccatagtgcaggcagattctttaccatctgaaccaccagcctaagaatactgcagtaggtagaCTAGCACTAGGTAGACTAGCCCTTCTTCACGTTATCTTCCTGACTAGGAACCCAACTgagatcttctgcattgctggtggattctttacctgcttaccagctgagctatcaggaaagccccccaaaatgcactgctgctgctgctaagtctcttcagttgtgtccgactctgtgcgaccccatagacggcagcccaccaggcccccccgtccctgggattctccaggcaagaatactggagtgggttgccatttccttctccaatgcatgaaagtgaaaagtgaaagtgaggtcactcagtcgtgtccgactctagggaccccatggactgcagcctaacaggctcctctgtccatgggattttccagacaaaagtactggagtggggtgccattgcctacctttatttaaaaggagaaaaacactTTTGCATAGGGATTCAGAGAAGAAGGAATCCTAAGCCATTTAAAAGTGCTTTTGTAAAGACTACAAATGGTGTAGCTGACATAGAAGTAATTtcaattgttcagttcagttcagtcgctcaatcgtgtctgactctttgcgaccactgagttgcagcacgccacgcctccctgttcaATTGTTTTGCTATgcattttgaagaaaaattataaagcacTGGAGCACTGTTGGCCCTTTAGGTGCACAGATCTATGTAGTTtataagaggaaaacaaacaaacaacaagagCCAAAATGCAatccttttttgttgctgtttctgCCTAACTAGCACTTACTTCTGGGGTAAAATAGGGCTCATACATTCGCATTGTATTTAAACATGTAATGATTTTTAAACACTGCTTTTATAATTATTGCTATGGCTAACGGAATAGATCATTTTGATTTTGATGCATTTAAAGGGCAACTTTCAAACATTTAAGATTTTCAATTACAGCTGTCATATTTTTTTGAATGCCAATATCTGCTTCTTCAGATAATTTAAAGAGAacacaagaaagaaatggaaatctgcTGTTATGCAAATCAGTCAACCCAATATTGGCTATATTTACTGTACTGTATCAATCAGGTTGGATATCCTTAGGATGGTTCTTAAAAATATAGGCTGATATTTACTCACAATatgatattttgaatttttatctaGAAATGATGTCAGGTAATTTATTTTTAGGGTTTTTGAATTTAGTTATTTCCCACCTGCATGAGAGTCTGAAAGTTGGcctttatttttcaagtttatgTTGGCTGCTAAAGTTCACAAATGGTTTGATCTATGAAATCTTTGTAAAATTTAGCATTTTGGTTCTCTATGATTCTTGTCTGAAGGGTGTGAAGTAAATGAAATACTGAAACCAGTGGAAATTTTCTGTGTGGGAATATTGAATGCTATTGGATCATTGGCTATCTTTTTCTAATATTATGTCTCTGAAACCAGTCATACATATCAACATGGACCTCCTACACTAAAAGCAGAGGT
This window of the Bos taurus isolate L1 Dominette 01449 registration number 42190680 breed Hereford chromosome 5, ARS-UCD2.0, whole genome shotgun sequence genome carries:
- the LOC100140174 gene encoding NKG2-A/NKG2-B type II integral membrane protein isoform X2 encodes the protein MNNQGATYAELKGVKNSKRQKRKPKVSKSSISMTEQELTYVELNLQNAPQNLHGNDKNHHAKGSPSPPEKFIAGILGIICLVLMSTVVTTIIVTPWCLKNSTVIQEQNYSSLITRLQKECHCGHCPKDWLTYSNNCYYTSLEKKSWNESLISCATKNSTLLYIDNEEEMKFLMSLSIISWIQVSREGRGRPWKWLNGSTCKLQIKEKLPGEHNCAVQSLWEIRTEDCQFLNAYHCKHKLEN
- the LOC100140174 gene encoding NKG2-A/NKG2-B type II integral membrane protein isoform X1; its protein translation is MNNQGATYAELKGVKNSKRQKRKPKVSKSSISMTEQELTYVELNLQNAPQNLHGNDKNHHAKGSPSPPEKFIAGILGIICLVLMSTVVTTIIVTPWCLKNCKGTYHFTDATVIQEQNYSSLITRLQKECHCGHCPKDWLTYSNNCYYTSLEKKSWNESLISCATKNSTLLYIDNEEEMKFLMSLSIISWIQVSREGRGRPWKWLNGSTCKLQIKEKLPGEHNCAVQSLWEIRTEDCQFLNAYHCKHKLEN